The Malus sylvestris chromosome 3, drMalSylv7.2, whole genome shotgun sequence genomic sequence acaaaaattaggcTAGAGTTGAAACctttgattataatttaatTCGTTTGAAAATCATCAGGTTAGCCATTTTTATTTGaagaattaaattaaaattttcatttgcaAATAGTTTTTGGAATTAGTAAATACTAAATAGTGAGTACTTGATTGAAATATTACCAAATTTCTAATTCCAATAATAAATACATTAATCAATTGTGATAATAAAGTGAGAAATAGAAATTGGAATGTCTTGGAATAACATTGTCTCATATATTTGGAAGAGAGTGGACTGTCGCAATTCAAGTGAATCCAAAAGAATTCTACGTGGCCCAATATCGTGAATATGGtaaggtttttatcacaaatagttcTTAAAATTGATCAAAATCATCATTTTGGTACCTTACTTCCAAAATCAATATGTCGTCACTAACATTCACTATCGCACATCAATTTGATCATTCCGTTAAGATTATGTCAACTATTCTGGTAGTTTGTATGTGGGACCCACAAATGCAATGAAATAGTGACATGTGGATTACACAACATAACGGTTTTTATTGCAAATGATCCTTAACATTGATCCAACTCCTTattttggtccctgagtttcaaaaatagATAAATTTGCTGCCTGACTTTCAATACCACATGTCAATTTAATCCTTCCGTTAAAGTTTTGTAATATTTTTTGTCCCATTAATCCAATCATACAGTACCATGTGGATTaactacaaaaaaaatatttttttgaagatttaaaactaaaagtaaaataagaaactaaaaagcaaaactaaaagaaaaaaagtcatCGTCTTCTTCATCAAGGTATGCTCAAAAAGAGTTTCTTATAGTTAATCCACGTGGAGCCATATGATTGGATTAGTAGGACCACATTAGCacacaaatgaaaaatattgatAAAATTTTAAACAGAATGACTAAATTGATGGGCGGCAGTGAAAGTCAGGGATCAAATTTatcgatttttgaaactcatagaccaaaatgaggagttggaTCAATGTCAGAGACTATTTGCAATCAAACCCTATATTTTGTCTAATCCACGTGTCATCATTTCATTGGATTTGTGGGTCACACATACAAACTAACTAAATAGCTGACAAAatcttaacggaatgaccaattGATATGGGGTAACGAATGTCGGGgacgacattgattgattttgaaagtgagggaccaaaataatgagtttaatcaatctcaatgaccatttgtgataaaaacccaataAGGTATTAGGTTTTTATTCATGGGTCTCGAGTTCGAAATTCTCCTCCTacattattataatattttcaatGGTAAATTCAATAGCATAAGAAGGTTTCCCCTCTTGGCTCTCAATTATTCTATTTTGCTCCAGTGTGAAAGTGCGGCTAAGCTTACGATAATCCAAAATTCAGTGGACAAAAATCTTGGTTCATGCTTATATAttgtagggctggaaaaaattcccgaaaatctcaaaccaaaccaaaaaaatcctgATCTCAAACTAAAAaagtcccaaaccaaaatttccgAAATTTTGGAGATGAAATACTGAATCGATTACGAAATTTTGATGCAAGATTCGATATTATATACTCAATTTTTTGgtaatcccataccgaaccgaaaataaatataatatatatatatatatatatatatatatatatatatatatatataaaataaaatagcaaaAGGTTAGCTTCTTTATGCTTGAAGATTGTATTAAAGTGCAAATTCCGAGTTAGAAGGAAAAGAGGCGTggctactttaaaaaaaaaagggttgcaatcataaacatatcaaaattttgttcaagCAATGCAATTGGACTCCATGTTATGCCTAGGGTAAGATCCAACAAATAAAAACTATGATGTATggtttcatattttaatttgtaACTTGTGTTGTAATTAGTTTTGGAAGTTATTTTGTTCATTTCTGTGTTATGGTTAATAAATTTTCTTGTGCCGTCAAGATTTCGTAAAAAACTGTATGAACAAGCCTACTAATCAGTGGCTTATGCAAGCTTTTTGAATTCGATTGTAACATTTTTTCTAGGATGGACATTCAAACACACTGAGGCACGATCAAGGAAAATGGGTTATCATGTTGTTTGAATTTGTGATGCATTATTATACATTTGAACTATTGCTAACTACTAGTAGCAATATAATAGCAATATAATTGGTGTGGTCTACATGTATAACCAAAGTCCTTTATTGCCACATGTGTCGGTACGAACATCCCACAAATGTGTCTATTTCTTCAACACGaaatcaaaaaaaaattgttttgctaGTTTTCGAACATATTAGGTTTGCAACTTATTTTTTTGATTTTGGGTTtgttacttattttattttggttgcatGTTAATTTAACTTGGTATGAGTGATTGCTATTTCAATTTGTATGAAATTTGGGAATACCAAACCATCCCGAAATACCGAAATATTTCGAGAATCTCAAAAATTGGGAAGACCAAAATTTTGGTTAACTAGATGCTAGAAGAGTatccacaaaaataaaattgggtACAAAATACTTACATTTTTATTTGAGGTACCAACAAACACGACTGCACGAACCCTCCATAAAATTTACCAAAGGAGTCCTTTTCTGCAGCACATGAAGATGCATCGATACGAATAAGCTAGGCACCGTCATTGTTCTCAAGTAAATCCGGGACCAGGAAAGTTCCTTTGAGCACCAAAAGGCCACAGCCTGCTTAAGCCAAAATCCAAATTATACTCCGGTTTTTTGGTGCATGTAAGCCTCACCTTATCATAGAGTATGGTGTAGTTTGAGCTGCTTATGTTTCTGAAATAACAAGATTGGGGACCATCGAATCTATACACTTGCTGTGTACTCCCCAATCCCCTAACTAGCAGATTGTTTTTCACAACGATAATAACCTCGGCATTCTGCAGATTTCGAAGAGAGCTGTTGGAGAATCGTGAACCAGCACTTGCAGACTTCTTCTCAATAAATCCCAATTCGACATTTTTAATGAatgtatatgattcatttgCTTGTTCCAAGTAGTCAGtgtacaagtaaagaggaaatgttttgtttgatgacATTGAGTGAATACTGGAGGATGGCGGCCTGATATTGACTGTATCGTTGAAATGGATGATCTGATTCACTATCTGTGTATTACCATCATTCTTCATGACCATTGTATTACTGTAATAGAAGTTTTGTATTGCATCAGTTGTGATATTCCCATAGGAGGACTTCACCCATCCAGTCGATGACACAGACCTGCCGGCCATAGTAAAAAATGTGCCATTTAAACCCTTGAAATCCGAAACCAATGAAACAACAAGGGGCAAGCTACTATGCTTTGAAAGCTCTCCTCCAGTTTTCGTGCTCTGCTTGTCCAACCAAAGATGCAAATTCGCATCAACATACCAAACATTCAAGGCATTTGTAACATTAAAACCAAACTTGTGGCTCTTCCCATCCAATATCTTCCCTAAAAAGGGAGTGATTTCAATATCATAAGAAGGGAGATCGAACGAGCCAATTGCAGTAATAGGTCTCCACAGGAGCGGATTGACCCCTCCAGTGAAAATCACAGTAAAAGGCCAGACTGCACCAACAACCTCACCATCTAAACTCACCACAACCTCCCTAAAAGGCCCATTTCCAGGCGTACCGCTAAGATTGTTTGCAGCAATGTACTCATTCGGAGGATTTGAATACCAAAACTCATCATTCTCATGAAACGAAACATACACCTCCAACACAGCCCTATAAGCATTCTGCGGAATCTCAAATTCCTTCAACTGTGTATCGGTCGAATTCTGGATTTCAAACCACAACCCATCATTCAAAGGTAGATTTCTCGAAATGGGCAAGATCAAATCCGCCCAAGAATGGTACCCAGAATCCAAATTTACCAAATTTTGCTCATAGTTATATTTCAAATTCTTCTCACTATCAGCAGGGTAAAAATGGATGCTAATATTCACATGGTAAATCCCAGTATATCTTTCATTTACCAAATTCCCAAGATAAACAGCTAGTGTTTGATTGTTCTGAAGCAAAGAATAGTACCTTGTGACGTCCTTCTCGACAGTCCAAACAATCCCATTCTGCGTCGGCTCCGCCGTACAGCTCCTGAGAAGCTCAACGCCGCCGAGCCAAACCCCGAAAATCCGATCATATTGCCTCCCTCTGCAGGTGGCTTTCCACTCGAGGACAATTTTGGAAAATGATTGAGATGGGCAGTGCGAGGGAGGGGTGTAGTTAGCAAAGACCGGAGGTTTGCCGTATGTGTAGCCGAAGTCGTGCTGGAGAACGTGCCGGGTGCAGGGCTTGGTTTTGGGGAGTTCTATGGGTTTGGTTACTTCGAAGAAGAGAGTTGGTGCGGCGTCGTTTCGAGGAGTGGGCTGGGAGAGGAGCTCGGATCGGAGGAGGTTGAGTTTGTGGACATAGGCGGCAGAAAAGAGCGGTTGGtgaaggaggagggggaggagggggaggaggaggaggagggccaACGGAGAGCCCATGAGGGACTGGCTGGTGGTCGAGCTGTCTGTTGCTTCGGTGggttttactttgttttggcgctattatttatttatttatttatatttctttgtttctgttttaattaagtttcttggaaaagaaaacaatGGTGAGTTTTTCTTGTTGGAGAAGAAAATAATCAAGGTAGTCGTTTTTATTTGaagaattaaattaaaattttcatttgcaaaatattttttttgaattaGTAAATAGTAAGTACTTGATTTAATATTACCAAATTTCTAATTGCAATGATAATTACTTTAATCAATTGTGATAATAAAGTGATAAAAGGCGTAGGGAAATTTAGTAGAAGATCTATTATATTTACCAAATTTagtccaaagaaaaaaaaaatagtaattttgtattttcCACAAATAGCAATTGGAATGTCTTGGAAAACATTGTGTCATATATTTGGAGAAAGTGAACTGTCTAATTTCAAGTGAATTCATGCGTTCTAAGTTCGAAACTCTTATTTCCCTTACATTTTTGTAATTGTTTTCAACCCTTCCTATTcccttaataataatttttttatttaaaaaaagtaAACCTAGAAGAATTCAATGGTAAATTTGTACTATCTCTTTAATAGAGGTAGGGTCTACCAAAACATGTGAGTCTCAtctctaggggtgggttcggtttcatTCAGTTcgattttttgccaaaaccaaaacGGAACCAAAACTTCGATACAGTTCAGTTCGGTTCAAtattcttttggtttttttcagTTTGGTTTCGGTACGGTTTcagtttgtttatttattttataaatcttGATCTTTTATTAATAtggaatttggaaaaaaaaggcttgcattggtagactaataataagaaaatgggaAAAGTGGAAAGTGGGAAGGtagttgtatatatacaagatcatataaaccaatcatattctaTCAATAATCTTAattgcaaagaaaaatgatcacCGTATCCATTCAAAAAGCAAACAAATAGAGAAGCTCTTCCAAGttccaaaaccttccaaaacTTTCCTCTATAACCAATGAAATATTCTCCCTAATTGAACCAAGTATGCACCTAGCCCTAGGTTAGTTTCAAACTTGGCAACAAAGTTTCACAAAAGAAACATCATGGGCATACATTCATAAAATGTAAAGAGATTCGGttccattttttttcggttttcgatttttctgttttgattCGGTGTTCGGTccggtttttttttcggtttttgattttttgaacccacccatACCCATCTCTGTTAGAGAGATTGTACAAATGACAAACCAAACTACATTGCACTCAAAATTGTAAGGGTAATTCATCTACTTTTTCAGTCTTAAACAGTCCGACTGGCTTGAACGAGCTGGAGAACGAATTAGGAAAAGACGGTCAAAATTGTGTCACGTTTCTCTAattttatgtttggatgaaggacTTTCAAGGTGTCGTTTAAAAAGTTCTCTCTAATGTTATAACATCCAGTCATTTTTAAAGTTTCTCCACCTGATTTTATGTAGTGCATTCCTAAGTAATTTAGTCTTAAGCCCAGTCAAATCGTTTTAGCGCGTTCTGAAAACCATTGAAAACTCTCCCAATGACTAAGGAGTTGGATTATAACAGCTTTGACATTTGGTATAAAAAAGCGTTGGGCGGCAAAGAAAAGGGTTGGAAGTCTCATATCGGGTTCAACCGAGGAGCTAGGAATTTATATGGGAGTGGGCTAATATTTTACTTGTCTTGTTGCCCGGGTACATTTGCGTATTTTTTTCCCACCGTACCAGCCTATTGAGTTTTGAGTCGAATGTTAAATGTTGTGGTATGAAGGTCTCGTACACAggtctatatatacatatgaaaGAAATAGAACGTGAAATTGATAAATGATCTCTCTCAACGACGATCTATGAAGACTATGCCGCATGTATCGATCAGACCAAGACATGATATACATCAACAAAGTTAACACCAATCATATTGCGCCTCATCATATTAGCAAAGCATCAGAAGACTAAAGTCAAGCAAATTGATCCCTAGACAATATTGTCGACCTCTTCACAAAGTCACTGCTGAAGTCTACCTTCCAGATGCTTGTTCGAGAAATTGGTATGCTTCGACCATTTCAGTGTGCCAAAAGTAGCAAAATACTGCAACCTACGTACAGATTTGGTTTGTCAAAACCTCTACTGCAAAATACTGCAACCTACATACACATTTGGTTTGTCAATAACCTCTACTTATGATCCTTTCTAGGTCTTCTTGTGAATAACAGTCTTTGAATCCGAGTTTATGTAATGGAAGGATGATATCATTTATCGAACGAATTTGACAatgtagaatttttttttaaattttttatcaagccTTTAGAAGCTCAATCGGTAAAGATACCTTAACTAGATTCTAGAAGATGAACGTCGATTATACTGAGATAACACAGGTTGACATGATCCAGTTTTCAGAAATCAATCAATTCCAAGTAAAACCATAACCATTTTAATGCACATACCTTAACTAGATTCTAGAATAATatccacaaaaataaaattgagtacAAAATACTTACATTTTTATTTGAGGTACCAACAAACAGGAACCCTCCTTAAAATTTACCAACGGAGTCCTTTTCTGTAGCACATGAAGATGCGTCAATATATACCAACAAACAGGAACCCTCCTTAAAATTCATCAAGGGAGTCCTTTTCTGTAGCACATGAAGATGCGTTGATATGAATAAGCTAGGCACCGTCATTGTTCTCAGGTAAATCGGGGACCAGGAAAGTTCCTTTGAGCACCAAAAGGCCACAGTCTGCTTAAGCCAGAATCCAAATTAGACTCCGATTTTGTGGTGCACGTAAGCCTCACCTTATCATAGAGTATGGTGTAGTTTGAGCTGCTTATGTTTCTGAAGTAACAGGACTTCCCACCATCGTATCTATACAGTTGCTGTGTACTCCCCAATCCACTAACTACCAAATTGTTTTTTACAACCATATAACCTTCGCCATTCTGCAGATTTCTGAGAGAGCTGTTCGAGAATTGTGAACCAGCACTTGCAGACTTCTTCTCAATAAATCCCAGTTCGACATTTGTACCCAACTTATATGTTTCATTTGCTTGTTCCAAGTAGTCAGtgtacaagtaaagaggaaatgttttgtttgatgacACTGAGTGAATACTGGAGGATGGCGGCGTGATATGAACTGTATTGTTGAAATGGATGATCTGATTCACTATCTGCGTATCCCCACCATTCTTCATGACCATTGTATTACTGTAATGGAAGTCTTGAATCGCATCAGTTGTGATATTCCCATAGGAGGACTTCACCCATCCAGTTGATGACACAGACCTGCGGGCCCTTGTCAAAAATGTGCCATTTAAACCCTTGAAATCCGAAACCAATGAAACAACAAGGGGCAAGCTACTATGCTTCGAAAGCTCTCCTTCAGTTTTCGTGCTCTGCTTGTCCAACCAAAGATGCAAATTCGCGTCAACGAACCAAACATTCAAGGCATTTGTAACATTAAAACCAAACGTGTGGCTCTTCCCGTCCAATATCTTCCCTAAAAAGGGTGTGATTTCAATATCATAAGAAGGGAGATCGTATGAGCCAATCGCAGTAATAGGTCTCCACAGGAGCGGATTGACCCCTCCAGTGAAAATCACAGTAAAAGGCCAGACTGCACCAACAACCTCACCATCTAAACTCACCACAACCTCCCTAAAAGGCCCGTTTCCAGGCGTGCTAAGATTGTTTGCAGCAATGTACTCATTCGGAGCATTTGAATACCAAGATTCATCGTTCTCATGAAATGAAACAAACACCTCCAACACAGCCCTATAAGCATTCTGCGGAATCTCAAATTCCTTCAACTGTGTATCAGTCGAATTCTGGATTTCAAACCACAACCCATCATTCAAAGGCAGATTTCTCGAAATGGGCAAGATCAAATCCGCCCAAGAATGGTACCCAGAATTcaaattttccaaatttcccaacTTTTGCTCATAATTATGATTCAAAATCTTCTCAGCAGGGTAAAACAGGATGCTAATATTCACATGGTAAATCCCAGTATATGTTTTATCTATCAAATTCCCAAGATAAACAGCTAGTGTTTGATCGTTCTGAAGCAAAGAATAGTACCTTGTAATGTCCTTCTCGACAATCCAAACAATCCCATTCTGCGTCGGCTCAGCCGTGCAGCTCCTGAGAAGCTCAACGCCTCCGAGCCAAACCCCGAAAATCCGATCAAATTGCCTCCCTTTGCAGGTGGCTTTCCACTCGAGGACAATTTTGGAAAATGATTGAGATGGGCAGTACGAGGGAGGGGAGTAGTTAGCAAAGACTGGAGCTTTGCCGTATGTGTAGCCGAAGTCGTGCTGGAGAACGAGCTGGGTGCAGGGCTTGGTTTTGGGGAGTTCTATGGGTTTGGTTACTTCGAAGAAGAGAGTTGGTGCGGCGTCATTTTGAGGGGTGGGTTGGGAAAGGAGCTCCGGTCGGAGAAGGTTGAGTTTGTGGACATTGGCGGTGGAAAAGAGTGGGTggtggaggaggaagaggaggacgaGGGCCAACGGAGAGGCCATGAGTTACCGACTGGTGGTTCAGCTGTCTGTTGCTTTGgtgggttttaatttattttggtgctactatttatttgtttatttatttacttatttttatttttttttgtttctgttttattaAGTTTCTTGAAGAAGAAAACAATGGTGAATTTGTTTTGTTGGAGAAGTAAACAATGGTGAGTTATGGATTCTACAAACTGAATTAAATAATTTCCTAAATGTACTAATTGATTTTCATTCTAAAAGAAATTTAGGTGAAATTAAAATCCTTGATTCTGATTTATTTCGTctgaaaatcataaaaaattaatcgtttttatttgtttgaaaaatcaaatttaaattttcatttgcAAATGGTTTTTTCGAATTTGTAAGTAGTTGATTAAAACATTACCAAATTTCTAATTCCAATAATAAATACCATAATCCGTGTAGTGAGGGTTTAACAAACTAGCCTCGTAAGCTAAAACTTTTGAGCAGCGCAGGAAACatcatatttttcataaaatATATCTGACTTCATTACATAAACTCTCAGATTTACAAATTATCTGATATATACACGCAATTAGAGAGTTCGATTCAAAACTGATATTTGACCAGAGTCGCCATTCAATAAGAAAACCTCCAACGGAACATAAGGAGAGGCGAGCGACGAACCAAATCTGTACGTAGGTTGCAGTATTTTGCTACCTTTGGCACACTGAAACGCTCGAAGCCTTGGTCCGGTTCTCATCTGCCAAATCTGTGTGACATTGCCACAAATTTTATTAGAAATTAAGTGTCAGTTTGATCTTAATCGCTTGAAGTACTCTAGAAAAGCTTGGATGTGAGATAAAAGGAGATATAGCTCctgagaggaaatggtaaaaaaaCTACCTCGACAATTCCTTTTCGAGGGGCATGAATAGCCAAACACAGGCAGTAATCACTCTTCGTGGGTTCATAGTACCTAGAACTGGAAGCTGCAGTATCTTTTTTGACGAGCATCTCCATGAATAGGCAACTAGCATCCCGATATCCCTGCAGATCGACTCATACCACCATGAGGGAAAAACAACTacatcaaaaaaagaaaaactatacAACCAATTTAAAGTTTCTGGGAGAAAACCTTCCACAGCCGCACTATCACAAGTGCTTGAGTATCTAAGAGCAATATACGACCAAGTGAATCTGTAATCGCAGCCAATGTGCCACTAGGTGATAAGGTAAGCTTCTCACCCTTTCTCGGGAAATCCTTCAAACATGTCAATGGTGAAGCTGTCACAAATCATGTCAAAAGTGAGCAAAAAAGAGTTTAAATGCAGTTGATTAATGATTCGTAAGTAGGCCTCCAAATCCATAAcgaaaaaattcaactattatAATAGTACTTAATGCCTCGTTTGTTGTCTAGGGATTGGATTGAAATGGATCCACTATATCAAGGTATGTTGAagaaaggtcgtacccagtgcacaaggctcccgttttacgcagggtctgggagaggtgaatgtcggctagccttacccccatttatggagaggctgctcccaagtctcgaacccgagacctaccgctcatgggcgaagatGGAATACTCATCTCGagccaacaaaaaaaattgtgtccACTTGAAGGTAGAAGATGGAATACTCATTAAGAAAACTTATTCATTCCACTCCTACCCAAAATGGTAGGATTAGAAGGGATACGTTTTCTTCATGTCTAATACCATTCGAATCGCCTCAACTTTTAAAATCACACACCACATACCCTGAATTTATGAGCCAAGCCATTCCAATCCTAGGCACCAAATGATCCCTTATGGTTTAATTCCATTTGAGCTGACAATAAACCACGCCTTATCACTCATCTCCTTAGACTTGATTGAATGTTCCATTACCAATCCAAAAGCATGGTAGTGCATATTTAAAAATTTCGTCTTATAAAAGgttattgttatttattttgattacatATTAGCAAACTTCCAAGAGCCAACAAAGTATGGAAAACACAAACAGTCATGCAAAAGTAGGGGACATGACCACCACAGACAAGGATGCAAGGGAAGTAGTTACTTTCAAGATGAGTTACCATTTCTCTGTTCTTTGTGCTTATAATCTTGTCCTTCTTTCATTTATACATTCGAGGTGAAAAACTACACAATTGTACTTAGGCAACAATCATAAACTTTAAGTTAATAACTAAAGTAAATTAATCTCACCTCGTGCAAATGGTTGAGGTTTCTCCTCTGATTTTTTAGGAGAACCCTGGTCACTCCGCCAAATCATTTTTGATAATGAAGCTATTGTCGAAAATGTTGCAGGCACAACTCTAGATAAGATTGCTCCGACCAAAGACCTATTTTTGTCTTCCGAAAGCCTTTACATGGAGAAACAAAATGTAGTCAATAAATATGAGCACTCTTAAGTGAAACAAATATAAGACTGCACTTAACACTAAGTGAGAATCCTGTAAGTTGTATCATCCCACCACACTAACCTGAAGGCTGAAATCACGGCATCCTCTCCAACAGTGATTCCACAGTAATAATGTTCGCTTGACTGCCCAACAACAAAAGCAGCTGAATTCAAACCCAGAATAACTTCAAAAGGTTTTCCATGATTTGTAGGGAAAAACACCAGAAGCATTACTATCAGAAAAACTACGAAAAATTGATCATCTCCTTTTGTCATGTTTTGGATGCAATGTGTGTTTTTATAATCTTGCTCCATTTCATGCAATTAAAAGAGAAAGAATCAGAATATTTAAATAAGCAGGGTGAATATACCTGGATTTCCATCAGTGGCGGAGGCATAATGCCAGTAATTGCTGCATCAGCACAAGTACCATACTTGCTGACACTCCATATCTGGTAAGGTAATTTACCATAGGAATGTCCAAAATCATCTGAGCCTCGCTTTTTGGGTGTTTGATCCCAAAACCGAGACTGTGTATCTTGAAACCACTGGTGCAGCATATTCTACATTCCAAGCATGTAAAAAATATTATGAGAACCTACATTGATTGAGCTTCTAAATGCTAGAAGCAACTCCAAAATTTAAACCAGAAAATAAGGGGGACCTAAACTTTTTCCAAGTCTCTGCCAACAGACATCACATACAATCTTCTCTCTACATTCCCACTCCTCCTGTTAGTGTAGTTAATAtcgattgttcaaaaaaaaaaaaaatctctacaTTACAAGTGAAAGTATGTGAAATTAAAGATTCAAGACACATGCTTCATGCTTCACGCTCAAAGATGACATTACAGCTAAAACTCTTCATAGCAAggaatgaaaaaacaaaaagtttccCCTACCTGAATATCCGAGCCATCAAAACGAGCAACCATGCCAGGCATAACAACACAAACCTCCTCTGAGGATGTTTCATGGGTCAAGTCTCTCTTCGTTCCACGGACCCTCAACCTTATAATCCGCACAGGATACACCATCTGTAAATCCAAACTCATTAAAGTTGCATGACCAAGACCATAACTCAAGTTTCCGACAGACGATGTACCATAAGTAATCATAATGGCATATATAACTATCATATATGCAA encodes the following:
- the LOC126615092 gene encoding peptide-N4-(N-acetyl-beta-glucosaminyl)asparagine amidase A-like is translated as MGSPLALLLLLPLLPLLLHQPLFSAAYVHKLNLLRSELLSQPTPRNDAAPTLFFEVTKPIELPKTKPCTRHVLQHDFGYTYGKPPVFANYTPPSHCPSQSFSKIVLEWKATCRGRQYDRIFGVWLGGVELLRSCTAEPTQNGIVWTVEKDVTRYYSLLQNNQTLAVYLGNLVNERYTGIYHVNISIHFYPADSEKNLKYNYEQNLVNLDSGYHSWADLILPISRNLPLNDGLWFEIQNSTDTQLKEFEIPQNAYRAVLEVYVSFHENDEFWYSNPPNEYIAANNLSGTPGNGPFREVVVSLDGEVVGAVWPFTVIFTGGVNPLLWRPITAIGSFDLPSYDIEITPFLGKILDGKSHKFGFNVTNALNVWYVDANLHLWLDKQSTKTGGELSKHSSLPLVVSLVSDFKGLNGTFFTMAGRSVSSTGWVKSSYGNITTDAIQNFYYSNTMVMKNDGNTQIVNQIIHFNDTVNIRPPSSSIHSMSSNKTFPLYLYTDYLEQANESYTFIKNVELGFIEKKSASAGSRFSNSSLRNLQNAEVIIVVKNNLLVRGLGSTQQVYRFDGPQSCYFRNISSSNYTILYDKVRLTCTKKPEYNLDFGLSRLWPFGAQRNFPGPGFT
- the LOC126615093 gene encoding peptide-N4-(N-acetyl-beta-glucosaminyl)asparagine amidase A-like, which translates into the protein MASPLALVLLFLLHHPLFSTANVHKLNLLRPELLSQPTPQNDAAPTLFFEVTKPIELPKTKPCTQLVLQHDFGYTYGKAPVFANYSPPSYCPSQSFSKIVLEWKATCKGRQFDRIFGVWLGGVELLRSCTAEPTQNGIVWIVEKDITRYYSLLQNDQTLAVYLGNLIDKTYTGIYHVNISILFYPAEKILNHNYEQKLGNLENLNSGYHSWADLILPISRNLPLNDGLWFEIQNSTDTQLKEFEIPQNAYRAVLEVFVSFHENDESWYSNAPNEYIAANNLSTPGNGPFREVVVSLDGEVVGAVWPFTVIFTGGVNPLLWRPITAIGSYDLPSYDIEITPFLGKILDGKSHTFGFNVTNALNVWFVDANLHLWLDKQSTKTEGELSKHSSLPLVVSLVSDFKGLNGTFLTRARRSVSSTGWVKSSYGNITTDAIQDFHYSNTMVMKNGGDTQIVNQIIHFNNTVHITPPSSSIHSVSSNKTFPLYLYTDYLEQANETYKLGTNVELGFIEKKSASAGSQFSNSSLRNLQNGEGYMVVKNNLVVSGLGSTQQLYRYDGGKSCYFRNISSSNYTILYDKVRLTCTTKSESNLDSGLSRLWPFGAQRNFPGPRFT
- the LOC126615185 gene encoding uncharacterized protein LOC126615185, whose protein sequence is MAKRTHTTELGSIACEELGELGAGKEGWLVDNPNLLCALDTHSIALANRSVIVVLGWSESDGTRLKIRPVLSPIEAEFVTAVEWLVFDEIRVVVAGTSSGYLLFFSLGGDLIHRQMVYPVRIIRLRVRGTKRDLTHETSSEEVCVVMPGMVARFDGSDIQNMLHQWFQDTQSRFWDQTPKKRGSDDFGHSYGKLPYQIWSVSKYGTCADAAITGIMPPPLMEIQSSEHYYCGITVGEDAVISAFRLSEDKNRSLVGAILSRVVPATFSTIASLSKMIWRSDQGSPKKSEEKPQPFARASPLTCLKDFPRKGEKLTLSPSGTLAAITDSLGRILLLDTQALVIVRLWKGYRDASCLFMEMLVKKDTAASSSRYYEPTKSDYCLCLAIHAPRKGIVEIWQMRTGPRLRAFQCAKGSKILQPTYRFGSSLASPYVPLEVFLLNGDSGQISVLNRTL